Genomic DNA from Bifidobacterium sp. ESL0769:
CGCACGTTGCGAAGTGTATTCAACCAGTTTTCGGTTCCCGCCAGTTTCGGTGAGCAGCTGGCGATCAAGCACCAAGCGGCACACGTTCATAAGCAATTGGTAGCTGGCGTTATTGCGCTCGAACCGCAGCCTCGCCCAATCGACACGACGCACATCCACGAATTGCATGTCCTGCATGCTGATGAGGCATCGCTTCAGATCGCGCCTTCTCGGCTTGCGTACCCCGGGCCTGTCAATCATCAGCCTTGCCGTGGTCTTGAGTATCCGATTCTTGTAAGTGTCAGCTAACAGCTCATCGTAGACGCAGGAGACCTTATTACTCCCGGCCATTCTCAGCCGCGCGGTGTCGGCCATATCGATTCGCCCACGGATGCCATGCATTCGCTCGTGTTCCGGTCGGTACATCCGTTCGAAACCGCGTTTGCGCTGCGTGGATATTCCAATGGCGAGAATCGCGGCCATCAGGTCATCGATAGTCTCGAAATCCTCGGTTTCCAGCCTGGCATATTGTTTGAATTGCAAGGCCTTGAACGCATAAGCCATCATGTAGTAGATGTTCTTGATGACGACTTGGTCTTCCGCTCGCATGGTTATTTCACGCATTCAAGGAGTTTGTTGGATTCCGTATCGACCTTATCTTTATTGTCGAACCAATATTCCTGAATCAGTGGGATGAGTTCGTATCGTGCGATCGAACGAGCGAAATTGTCATCGTCACCATCGTTGTTCTCACAGAAATAGCTGTGCCCTATGCAGAACCCCTCGCCCAAAGCATCGTCTTCGGCGATGTCACGGTTCAGGCTTCTCACCGCTTCTACCAGAGCCGTCAATCGCGAATCGTCACGCTTCGCCAGCTGTTCTTGGAACTTCTTATTGTCAAGAGCAGGCTTCATGGTGAAGAACGCAAACCTCCTGCGTAACGCGTAGTCGATGAGCGCCAGACCACGATCGGCCGTGTTCATCATGCCAATGATATACAGGTTTTCAGGCACATAAAACGGCTCTTGCGAAACCGTAAGAGTTACGCTCTCGTCAGGGCCACGATGGTCCTCTTCGATGGTCATAAGCAGCTCGCCAAACACTTTCGAGATATTGGCACGGTTGATCTCATCGATGATGAAGAAATACGATTCGTCGGGATGGGCGATTGCCTCGCGGACAAACTCCACGAACACACCCGGCACCATCTTGAATCCGTTGCCGTCGTCAGTCGGACGATACCCATACACGAATTCGTCATAGCTCGTGTTCTGATGGAATTGCACGAACTTGATATGGCCGTCGTCCTTGCACCCCAACATGTCCCACGCAAGCCGCTTGGCAGCGAAGGTCTTGCCCGTACCTGGAGCGCCCTGCAGAATCACGTTTTTCTTGCGTTCCAGCAGCCCTTTCAGCTCGCCTAAGTCATCAGAAGTTAAGAACACGTCATCCAGGAAATCCTTGTCGCCATACGGTTCCACCTCGGCCTTGCTTATCGGCGAGGACTCGGACTCGGTTGAAGTTTCTGGTTTATCGGCATACAGCGGATAGCTCGAAAGATCCATGTTCTTGAGCGCCTCCATTACTTCCGGGCGCAATTTCCATGCATAAGTTCCGTGACGATGTTTCGCCACAGACTGTCCCAGACATAGCACCGAATAATATGCATATGAGTTATTTGGCTGGTCGATAGCCGCCAAACCGACTTTCTTGGCGACTTTCTCCCCCAATGTCGAGATATTGCTGAGGTAGAAGTGCATTCCTCGGCCATATCGATCGCCCAACTCCGCACATGTCATTCCCTCTGGGTTTTCCGCCAAGCATTTCAAGGTAATAAGGTTATTTGCGGTGGTTATCGTCGAATCACGAAGAATCTGCTCCCATTGTTCCGCGTCGATACCATTATCACGCTTCTTTCGTGGAGGATACCAATAGTCAGACTGCTGGGCCTCATATGAAAGACGATAAGGCGTTTTGGAAGTCAAATCGCTCAGTTCACCCAGAAACTCAAGATAAACCTCGCCATCTACGGATCGAGGCAGCTCAATCTGCAATTTAACCGCTAGATACTTTTCAAGATCGCCATAAATTGGAAGGTATGCTTCGGGTCTTATCCAGAACAGCCCCTTGGTCAGCTTCGTGAGGCTGATATCATCCTGCTTATCCATGCGATTGAATGCAGCGATGAAATCCCGAACAATTACAGCGTCTTGATCATCACCTGCGTCATCGTCAGCATTATCGTCCACATCCTCATCCGCGCAGCGCATAGCGGCTTCGAACATTTCCCAGTTATGCTCCACAGTGTCGATTCTGTCATCCCAATATTGCCAATGTTGTGGATTCGTCACCGGGATTCCGTCAAAATCTCCAGGCAGCGACATATCCAAATCAAATTGGGCGAGAATGGTCTTGATGGCATCAATGCGTTTATCTTCCTGCTGCAGTTTCCAGTTGAACATCGAGAAGAACGTGAACGGGTCCATGTCGTTGAAACGTTCACCCAAAATCTGCTCAACGATATCCACTAACGCACCGTGATTATCCCGATAATCCAAAAGTTTGGTAGCAATGGCTTCATAAACTGGAATCCAAGTGAACTCTTCTTGCTGCTGAATCCCATCCGACGTCTTTGCCATCATCGCCCCTTTGCTTTTAGCCGAAGCTTTCTTTCAAATCTTTATAGACTTCTTAATTAATGATAGCAACGCAGATAAACGCATAGTTGCCATCATAATTTAGTGGGAAACGGGACAATTGCTTCATCTCATGACTTTAAAATAACTTAAATCATATACAGACTGTCAATTAAAGCACAAGATTAATGGTGAGATTTCACCCAACTAACGATAGATACGCGCCCTTCCAATGCCTTACCGATGTCGTTGATTTTGGCATCGGGCAACAGGCGCGTACGCGTAAGCTGCGTCGTTACTTCTTCGGGCCAATCCGTGAGTCTGTCCAAATCGTAGTGATTCCAATCGGAGACGAGCTCGAGCTGACGACGTGCGGAAGGCCGTTTGGGTGACGAGAAGAACGGCTTGGTCTTGTAGTCGCGGTTGTCCACTTCGATTTCCCCAGCCCATAACGAGGCTCCCGTATCGAAGAGCGGCGCCGGACGTACCTCGAAAGTTTCGACGTTACGAATCACGCCGAAATTGTTATAGTGACGATCCGTGTTTCGCATGAGAAAATCAACCAAAAGCCAGTCATCAGTAGCTGCACGAATAGCATCAGCATTCGCACCGAAGGCCTCTGCTATCTGAAGCCACTGTTGCTCAGCACTCACTCCATGAGCTTGCTTGACACTTCCCAATAATTGCCAGGCTGAAACCAATTCCTCATCATCTTTAAGCATCTCGTCGCATAAAGAAACGAAACGATTCTGCTCGGCTCCCAGTGAATAGTGAACGGCTTTGATCCCAAGCCTTTCGCATAGCTTGGTTGCGATGACTTCGTTAATCGGTTCCTGCCCGGTTCGTCCGCCTTTGACCAAAATCCTCTTGCCGTTTTCGTTGATAATCCAACGTTTTGGCAAGTCGCCACCCGTCGAGGAGTCCGGAACATCAAAGCTGAATTCATGCGACGAAGAATAGGTGGTCAGCAGCAATTCGCCAAAACGTTCGTCGAAAGTATTGTCGAAAAAGTTTTGGTCTTCCCAACTAGCGTCGGAATCCTGCGGCTTCACCCAGAATTGGTCGGAAAGGCTCAACCCCAATGAGCGATTGAGCAAATCAACAGTCGACGAGGCACCTGTGACTTCCAGAACCTCCCGGATACGGTCACGGGTAGGAGGAATCGCGCGGGAACGCCACCATGCATTGATGCGACCTGCATACACGGCTATTTTTCCGTGGTCAACAAGTTCGCGAGGCAGCCGACGCTCATCGAGCACAACACCCGTACCAACCGCCTGACCGGAGTCTATATCATAGTCAAATTCCAGCACCGGATGAGTGCGACACATCAATACTCTGCGTTCCATGTCGTCTCCCTCCGAATTGATTTCACATGTGTTCTTAAGTCTATCCGCACTCACCGATGGCGAAGAACAGGTAAAACCGTATACTCAATTAATACAGACCAGATGGAATATCGCGTCGATACCTGGAGATTAAGGCAACAAAAAGTCGACCGATACCAAAACTGGAATAATGGAGAACAACCATTTCCTGATTGATGTCGATCGACCTTTTGCTGACGGAACCTGAACAAACTCAGCCCATGAAACCGGCATCTTTCAGGTAGCCCTTGCCGGCGGTGACGTCGTACTGGATGAGCTTGTAGTCGTGCATGAGCTGCTTGGTTTCCTTGTCAAAATCGCTCGCAGCCATCGGATGGCCATTGGGGTCGAGGTAGATCGGCTGACCTTCGGGGATGCGCGACCAACCCTGAATCTGGTTGACCACAGGCGGTTCCATCGCAGAAACCTTACCGTGCAGCTGGGTCAGGAAGGCAAGGAACGGCGTAACCTTGGCATTATTCTGTTCGGCGGCCTGCGCCATGAAGAAGTTCGGCGAGGAATAGGTTCCGTCCGGACTCTTGTAGCCCTGCCGTCCGCTGGCTTTGTTCGACCAGATGAAGTAATCGGTAGTGTGCAGCGCCAGCGAGTTTTTCTCGTCGGCCGAAGCGGTCTTGTAGATGCCCGGCAAGTGGTCGCCATAGAAGACGACGGTGACCGGCTTCTTAAGCGAGTCCATCTGCTCCAAGAACTTGGCGGTGGCCTTGTCGGTGATGTTCGCACCCTTAGCGTAGGTATTGATCGACTCGTTCTCATCGGCGCCGAGCGGTTGAGACGGGTCAGTCGATTCGGCCTTGAAAGTATTGCCCTTGTACCAGTTGTGGTACGGCATGTGGTTCTGCATCGTGGCGAGCTGGACGAATTCGTTCTGAGGATTCTTTTTCATCGATTCATAGACGCTCTGGTAGGCCGAGGCGTCGGAAACGTAGGGTGAAGAATCAATCTTCTGGCGGTGCGCGATGACCTCGGGTGGTTCCAGCGAATAGAAGTGCGAGAAGCCAAACTTCTTGTAATTGTTGGCGCGCAGGTACATCGACGGCTCGTAGGGGTGGAATGCGACGGAATGCTCTTTGCTCCCCCACAGCTGGTTGACGGTCGGCGTCCATTTTTCGCCAGGAATGAGCTGCTGGTACGGGCTCGTGAGTGACGGGTCAAAATTGGCCATCGACATGCCAGTCAGACTCATATATTCAAGGTTCGCAGTGCCGCCGCCGTAACCGGAAGAAAGCATGTAGCCCCCGGTCGTGTGTTCCTTGATCTCGCGGGTATTGGGAATCGCATCATGGTTGAGTTTGAGCCCAGGCACGCGCGACGGGTCGGAATACGATTCGGAGAGGATGAAGACTACACTGCCGTCGTCCATCTTCGTCGTACGCGTCTTGTTGATCTTCGCAGCTTCAGCGCTATAGCGTTTGGTGACCTGTTTCATCGTCGCCTCGCTATAATCGCTGGGCTGATCCATCACTTTGGGATGGGCCTGGCCCAGGAACGAAACCAGTGGACCATTGCGCTGCGCGTCGTAAACGGAATCCCACATCGAGGGGATATAGCCCATGGTATTGGCGAAGGAATGGGTAAAAGTATTGATTTGGCCGACCTGGTAGCTGAAACCGGTCACCAAAAGCAGCGGCACGACGATAAGCACAATACGCAGGGCAGCACCGAGACCCTTCCGCTTTATCTTATTGCTTTCATCCTTATTACTACCGCTTCTGTCAACTTTCTCATCATCGCCGATTGCCTTATTCTTATCAGCATCATCGTTTTTGACCGTACCTTTGCTATGGTCGCTTTGGTCAAAGCCATCACTGCCATCGTTACGGACTTTACTGCTATCGAAACCGAACACCTTCCCGTGCCGCACATCGAAATGGTTCAGCGCGACAAAAAGCGCGATTACCAAGACCATCGCAATCACAACGCCGGCAATCAGCCCGCCAGAACCGGAGGGAATGAAGCTCATCAGCGACCCAGCGTCACCGTTAGAGACGAAGCTAAGGTCAGAAGGCAGAATTGTCTCATATCGAACGCTGACCTTGAAATGCTCAATAATCGAAATGAGCATAATCAGCACAAACATCACCGGCGTCGCAATCCAGAAACGGTTGAACAACATAACCACAGCAAGATAAATGAGACCCAGCAAAAGCAGGTTCAGGACGAGGACGAAATTGCCCTTCTCCCACATCTTGGAAATCATGCCCCACACACCGGTAAGCGGACTGGCCAGCTTCACTCGGGTGCCGCTTTGGGAGACACCCTGCTGCAGGATAAGCGCCATGATGATGTCGAAGATCACGAACAGCAGCACATAAAGCCAGGCAGGAATGTGCAACCTCTTGGATTTCATGTCGGCTTTCACTTTTGCTTTCGGTTCCGATTTCACATCCACATTGCTTTCGTTCGCAGAACCGTCGCTCCCGTCTGCAGCGGTTCCCCGCACTGGTGAAGACACATCGTGTTCACCGTGCCCAACGTGCACATCACGTGAATTTTTTTTCTCAGCGAATTTCGCTTTTTCGACCTCGTCCATCTGATTTTCCTTCAATCAATTACGCGTATTGCGGTATCCGCTCACGTCCGTCTGCATCGCCATGCCCTGTTCATTACCAAGTAACATGGCCGTAAAACCTCATATTCCGGCTTTCACACGGAAAGCCCGCAGAAAAGATTCATATCGTTTCTTGCAACGTTTCCAATAATCATAACGACACGATACTATATCTTTCCTGTGAAAGTTCGAACGAATCCGACAATCATTCTTGCGACTGATTGTTCTTGGCGTTGCCCTGCGTCTAGAATCATGACGGAAGAATTTTTACGAAACTCAAGGAAATGATGGACTGGTTTTTCAACATTCAACTGCTCAAGGGCTGGCTACCCACTTCCCTGTTGGTGGCAACGATTATCGGTCTGGTCATCGTCGTCGTCCTCAAATCCAAGGACGGCTGGCGTGATCCTCTCTTAAAGCAGCTCGGATGGGGCGTGGTCGGCGGCTTGGTGGGCCGTGTCGTCGTCTGGCTGCTTTCCGACGTTTTCATGGTCTTCGGCGTAAGCCTCGGAAGTCTGGTGGAAACGACTATAACCTACGGTCTCGCGGTGATTTCGGCGTTGATCGCCGCGTGCGTGGATTCAGGGAAACTGCGTCGCGTCGTCGCCATCATCACCATCGTCCTGGCATTGGTCACCTGCGCGCTAAAGGTGGATGGCATCTACGGCGAATACACTACTTTGGGCTCGCTTTTCGGGCACAACCAATTCTCCAAACTCGACCCGAGCATCGTCGGCAAAGCAACCGACAAGTCCACCGACACCGTCGGAAAATGGGAAAAACTCGGCAAGGACGGCAAGCTGCCGACGATGCCCAAACAAGGGCAAGTCCATTCGATTGATATTCCCGCGACCCAGTCTCATTTCAAGGCGCGCACGGCCAACGTATACCTTCCGCCGGCAGCCCTGACAAAGAACCCACCCAAACTGCCGGTCATGATCGTCATGGCAGGCCAACCCGGCACACCGGACCGATTCTTCGCCGCCGGAGTGCTCGGCCAGAAGCTCGATGCCTACGCGGCCAAGCACTACGGCCTGGCTCCGATTGCGGTTTCTCCGGACCAGAACGGTTCATTGACGCACAATTCCCTGTGCGCCGATACACCTGCAGGCAACGCGGAAACCTACCTCACCAAGGATGTGACCAACTGGATCAAGTCCAATCTTCCCGTCGAGAAATCCCCTGACAAATGGCTAATTGGCGGGTTCTCGCAGGGAGGGACCTGCGCCACCCAGCTCGGACCGGCGCATCCTGACCTTTATGGTCATATCTATTCTGCGGGCGGCGAAATTGAGCCAACCACCGGTTCTCACAAAAGCACGGTGAAGAAATACTTCGGCGGCGATGAAAAGGCCTTTGATAAACACGTCCCGATCAAAATCATCAAACGCAACGCGCCTTCAAAGCAGACGTGGTTCTCCGCGGCCGGCCAGGTCGATTCGAAATCACAGAAGAACCAGAAAGCCATCTCCAAAGTGGCCATGGACTCGGGGATGTCGGTAACCACGGTGATTGTCAAAGGCACCGGACACGACTGGCACACCGTCAACGCCGGAATGACCGCCCAAATCGACATGTTCGGCACCGAGACCGGCCTCGGCAAGACCGGCAAAAGCATCGATTCCTATCCTCTGCTGGAAGTAGTGAGCGACAATACCAACACATTCGACGATTAAAAGTTATTACAAAAAAGCAAAATCCATCACAATGTTGTTATTGCATCAGATATGATGGTCAGACGAAGCGAAGAACGAAAGTCATTGAGCATGCAGAATCACGAAGATCCGAAAAACAAGAAAAGTAGAAAGGGTGGCCCTTCAAGCTGGACCGTGCTGGGCCATGATCTCGTCAGTTGGATGCGCGGACATCTTTTCGCCATCGTCGTTGCTGCCGTGTTCCTTTTCGTCAATATCTTTGATATGGTCGCCTCGGCCATCCGCCATATGCGCATCCCGGCCTACGGGCGCACCATAAGTCTCACCGAAATCCTTCTCGGACGAATGCAGAACGGTGCAAAACCGCATGACCCGTTCCAGCAGCCATTGCACAGCCAAGACATCATCCCGTGGCTGACGAAGATCCTGCGTTCCGCGGTATTTGTACGCAGTCCCCTGATGCTTATCGTCTACACGCTTTTGGTCGTCATCATCCTTGCCGTGGCGCAATCACGGCTTGGAGCTCTCAAAACGACGTTCGCGGCATTGTTCAGCGCCATCGTCGGCTCGACTCTGGGACTTTTGGTCTGCGTTCTGGTCGATATGGCCATGCACGACTGGCAGAGCATGGAGCGCCTGCCCGTGCTGCTCTCCCCTCTTACCATCATCATTGGAGCGCTGATGGCGGAAAGCGCCTACGAATCGGCACTCTGGCGCAGACGTATCCTGCTGCTCGGCTATACCGTTATCGGCACGCTGTTGCTCTTCAGCGGCAATCCCGGCGACTATTGCACACTCGGCGCGGCAATCGTTGGCCAGCTCACCGGTCTTCTGATGCACGGTCCAATCAAGGAACACATCCAATGGGCCAACAGCACCGACTATGAGATCCGTCGCCTCTTCGCTTTCGCCCAACTGGTGCTCGCCATCGGCCCGCTGTTGGCGCTGACCTCCACTTCCCATCTTGGCCCATTGACGACCTTCGGCCTCTTCACTTCCTCCATCTGGGGCGATTCCTCGCTCCTGACTTCCTGCAGTGTCAACCAGTCGGTGACCAGCTGCCTGCGCTTGGTCGCCACGAGACAGCACATTGCCATCGCGGGTCTCTGGCTGCATATGCTGCTGCCCATCGCCGCCCTCGCTTTGGTGGCATGGGGCCTTTACCACGGGCGTCGTCTGGCGGCATGGGTGAGCATCGTGCTCAATGGCGCGGCTGTCGTGTTCGCCGTTCTGTATTACGTTATTTTCCCCTTCACCATCACGCCTCTCAGCCCGAGCATGGCGAGCCGCTACAACTTCATGCCGGCTTTCATCACCACAGCCCTCCCGCCTTTGGTCTTGATCATCCTCATGGTTCGGGAGCTCCCGCATTTCAGCGTTTCCACCGGCACCTCCCGAGTTCGGAGCGGCATCATCGCGATGGCCGGCATGCTGCTGATCACCAGCGGCGTCTATATCGGCTTCGCCGTTGCCGCACCCCAGGACTTCAAGCCGCGCCCGACCGTCAAGCTTATGATCATGGATATGCTGCGCAGGCTTCTGCCCACCGGTTTCGGCGGACGCAAGTCCACAGCTCTCATCGTTCCTCAGACCACGCTGGCGACGCTGGTGAGTGAAGCCCTCACCGTCCTGTTCTGGCTGACGGTGCTGATCGTCTTCATCCTCTGGTTCCGCGACAACGTCACCCCCGACGAGCGCGACCGCAAGAAAGCCGAAGCGTTGGTCACCCTCGGCGGCGAATCAATGAGCTTCATGACCACCTGGGAAGGCAACCATTATTGGTTCTCACCATCCGGTCGTTCCGCCATCGCCTACCGCGTGCTCCACGGCATCGCCCTGACCGTCACCGGCCCCTTCGGCGAACCCAGCGAATACATGGACGACCTGCGCAAATTCAGTGCGTTCTGCACCGCAAAAGGCTGGTCTCCTTCCTTCTACGCCGTCCACGACGACCAGCGCAAGGAACTTGAAAACATGGGGTGGTCCTCCATCCAGGTCGGCACCGAAATGGTTCTAGACCCCAGCCAGTGGCAGACGCGAGGCAAGAAATGGCAGGATATCCGTACCGCCATCAACAAGGCCAAGCGCGACGGCATCACCGACGTGCTCACCACCTACGACCAGGCCGGTTTCAACATCGACCAACAGATCGTGGACATTTCAGAGCAATGGGCCCAGCTCAAGGCGCTACCGGAAATGAAGTTCACGCTCGGCGGTATCGAGGAGCTGCGCGACGACCGCGTGGCGCTGCTGTATGCGGTGGACGCACAAGGCACGGTTCTCGGCGTCACCAGCTGGCTGCCAACCTACCGCGACGGCCGGGTCATCGGCTGGACGCTGGACTTCATGCGCCATCGCACCGACAGCCCCAACGGCATCATGGAATTCCTTATCGCCCGTATGGCCGAGCGTCTGCGCGACCAGGGCCAGACCGATCCAGCCAATGCCGTGCAATTCATGAGCCTTTCGGCGGCCCCGCTTGCGGGCATGGGCGAGAAAGCGCCCGCTGCCGCAGATAAAGCCGTCGAAGGCGACAAGGCTGGTCAATCATCCGATAAATCAGATAAGGCCGATAAAGTCCAAAAGACAGACGAAACCGCAAAAACCAATCAATCCGGCAAGCCCGAAACCAAGGATAAGGATACTGGCAAAGCCAAGAACGAGGGTACAAAGAGCACAGATGATGCAACAGCGACATCGCCAAGCGGCACTGAGATCATCGAACATGCTCTGCAGATCGCGGCCGACGTGCTTGAGCCGGCCTACGGTTTCAAGTCGCTGTTCTTCTTCAAGAAGAAGTTCCAGCCCAGCCCGGCCCCAATCTATATCTGCTACCCCGATTCGGCCAAACTCGCGCAAATCGGCATTGCCGTGGTCAACGCCTACGTGCCGGAACTCAAGCCGAAGCAGGTTGTCGAAATCGTAAAATCCATGACCTCAACCGACAAGAGCGGCAAGAAGTAAGGGCGCAGTAAACACCTAAAACAAAAAGGATAGTGGCCAGTTATCATCAACTGGCCATTATCCTTTTCTAACGACTCAAATCCTATGAAGCAGATACCGAAATACTCCAAATACTCGAATATCAAGCCGGTTCTTTAGTCGATGTCGGAGCTTTCAAGCCGCTGGCAGTCCGGACACAATCCGAAAACCTCCAGCGTATGCGAACTGACCGTAAAACCATGCTCTTCAGCGATTTTGCGCACCCACTGTTCGGGAGGCTCGATTTCCACAGTCTTGCCACAGTTCTCACAGACCAGATGATGATGGTGCTCGCCATCCTTGCAGATACGGAACATCTGCTGATCGTTCAGGTGAATGGTGTCGGCCCTACCGTCGTCGGCCAGCGCGTTGAGCTGACGGTAGACAGTGGAGAGCCCGATGCCCTGCCCATCCTCACTTAAGATCCGATAGAGGTCCTGCGCTGAAACAAAATCGTCGCAACCGGCAAGCGCTTTTAACACGGCATCCTTCTGCCAGGTATGCTGGGTGCCGCGTCTGCCGCGGGACAGCATTCTGCGTACGGAACGTTCATTATCGCGTTGCTCGTTGGTTACCACCGTCACAAGCCTCTTTCATTCACATCATTATTTGGCTGCCGGAATAGTTGGAATCCTCGGCGCTCGTATCATGGATAAGACCATTTTAGCCGTATTCGTCCGCCTTGAAAAGGCCGGTTACACCGCCGAAGGCAGAATGTAGGCAATCTTTAAGGCATCACTTTCGGCGAACATCATCAAAACGATGCATGCGGCAAACCCTTTGGCACTTCGCCATTATTGTCGCAAATCGTCCCAGCAGCCGGTGGCTTCGAGCTCGTCGACCGTGCGTTGTGTATCGTCGGTCAGCACCGTGATATGGCCCATCTTGCGGTCCTGACGAACCTCAGCCTTGCCGTAATCGTGCACGTACCACTCAGGATGCTTGGCAATGAGTTTGCGTGTCGGAGCGACGTGCTGGCCCAGAACATTTGCCATCACTGCCGGGCTTAAGAGCTTTGGCTGTGGCAACGGCCATCCGGCAATGCCACGGATGTGGGCGTCGAACTGGTCGATGGAACAGGCCTCGATGGTGTAATGGCCGGAATTGTGCGGGCGTGGGGCGAGCTCGTTGACCACCACGCGGCCATCCTTGGTGATGAACAGTTCGATGGCGAGTGTTCCAGCCAGTTCAAAGCCTTTCGCAAGCCGCAAAGCCAAGGCATTGGCTTCCTTGGCGATCTCGTCGCTGACCTGCGCGGGCGCGATGGTCAGGTGCAGGATGTTGTGGCGATGCTCGTTGCGCACGATGGGGAACGTGACGAAATCATGCCCGTTGCCGGAAATCAGAATCGAGGCTTCGAAAGCAAAATCGACGAAACCTTCCAAGACAGAGGGCGGGAATGTGCCTTCTTGTTCGTCTCGCTTATGGATCTCAGCCAAATCTTCTGGTCCGCGCAGCACGACTTGTCCGTGGCCGTCGTAGCCACCACGACGAGTCTTCAGAACTGCCGGACAGCCGATTTCTTCGATAGCTTTGTCGAGGTCTGCAAGGCTATCAACCTGTCGCCAAGGCGCGGTCTGGGTACCATGATCGTTGATGAACTGCTTTTCGAAAACACGGTCTTGCGTTACTCGAAGCAAGTCGGTTCCCTGTGGAACGGCGACGCTGCCACGCACCTCATCGATGGCATCGGCATCCACGTTCTCGAACTCGTAGGTGAGCACGTCGCTACGTTCGGCAAGCTCACGAATCGCTGCTTTGTCGTCATAATCGGCCGTGACCTGGAAATCGGCGACCTGAGCGACCGGGCAATCCGGCGTCGGGTCGAGTACACCGATGTGGAAGCCGTGGTAACGCGCGGAAAGCGCCATCATGCGCCCGAGTTGCCCGCCCCCAATGATGCCAATGGTTGCGCCCGGCATCAGCGTTTCAATTTTGCCGTTGGTCTCTTCAGACAAGCTGGGCATTAGACTCCTCCACCTTCTTCTTGAGACCTTCGCGGTAGTCAGCGAGTGCTTGCGCCAAGGAATCGTCGGAAATACTTAAAATACTGACTGCCAACAGTCCGGCGTTCTGCGCGCCTGAATTGCCGATGGCCGTCGTCGCCACAGGGATGCCTCCGGGCATCTGGACGATGGAAAGCAGGGAGTCCACGCCGGAAAGCGCGTGTGATTTCACCGGCACGCCGATAACCGGCAAGGTGGTCTGCGCAGCGACCATCCCAGGAAGGTGCGCGGCTCCCCCGGCTCCCGCGATAATCACCTTGATGCCGTTCTTGCGCGCGTTGTGCGCAAAATCCGCCATCAATTCGGGCGTGCGGTGGGCGGAAATTACCTGTTTCGAATAGGAGACGTTGAACTGGTCGAGGGTGTCGCAAGCGTGACGCATCGTCTCCCAATCGCTTGCCGAACCCATAATCAC
This window encodes:
- a CDS encoding AAA family ATPase, which translates into the protein MAKTSDGIQQQEEFTWIPVYEAIATKLLDYRDNHGALVDIVEQILGERFNDMDPFTFFSMFNWKLQQEDKRIDAIKTILAQFDLDMSLPGDFDGIPVTNPQHWQYWDDRIDTVEHNWEMFEAAMRCADEDVDDNADDDAGDDQDAVIVRDFIAAFNRMDKQDDISLTKLTKGLFWIRPEAYLPIYGDLEKYLAVKLQIELPRSVDGEVYLEFLGELSDLTSKTPYRLSYEAQQSDYWYPPRKKRDNGIDAEQWEQILRDSTITTANNLITLKCLAENPEGMTCAELGDRYGRGMHFYLSNISTLGEKVAKKVGLAAIDQPNNSYAYYSVLCLGQSVAKHRHGTYAWKLRPEVMEALKNMDLSSYPLYADKPETSTESESSPISKAEVEPYGDKDFLDDVFLTSDDLGELKGLLERKKNVILQGAPGTGKTFAAKRLAWDMLGCKDDGHIKFVQFHQNTSYDEFVYGYRPTDDGNGFKMVPGVFVEFVREAIAHPDESYFFIIDEINRANISKVFGELLMTIEEDHRGPDESVTLTVSQEPFYVPENLYIIGMMNTADRGLALIDYALRRRFAFFTMKPALDNKKFQEQLAKRDDSRLTALVEAVRSLNRDIAEDDALGEGFCIGHSYFCENNDGDDDNFARSIARYELIPLIQEYWFDNKDKVDTESNKLLECVK
- a CDS encoding HipA domain-containing protein; amino-acid sequence: MERRVLMCRTHPVLEFDYDIDSGQAVGTGVVLDERRLPRELVDHGKIAVYAGRINAWWRSRAIPPTRDRIREVLEVTGASSTVDLLNRSLGLSLSDQFWVKPQDSDASWEDQNFFDNTFDERFGELLLTTYSSSHEFSFDVPDSSTGGDLPKRWIINENGKRILVKGGRTGQEPINEVIATKLCERLGIKAVHYSLGAEQNRFVSLCDEMLKDDEELVSAWQLLGSVKQAHGVSAEQQWLQIAEAFGANADAIRAATDDWLLVDFLMRNTDRHYNNFGVIRNVETFEVRPAPLFDTGASLWAGEIEVDNRDYKTKPFFSSPKRPSARRQLELVSDWNHYDLDRLTDWPEEVTTQLTRTRLLPDAKINDIGKALEGRVSIVSWVKSHH
- a CDS encoding LTA synthase family protein yields the protein MDEVEKAKFAEKKNSRDVHVGHGEHDVSSPVRGTAADGSDGSANESNVDVKSEPKAKVKADMKSKRLHIPAWLYVLLFVIFDIIMALILQQGVSQSGTRVKLASPLTGVWGMISKMWEKGNFVLVLNLLLLGLIYLAVVMLFNRFWIATPVMFVLIMLISIIEHFKVSVRYETILPSDLSFVSNGDAGSLMSFIPSGSGGLIAGVVIAMVLVIALFVALNHFDVRHGKVFGFDSSKVRNDGSDGFDQSDHSKGTVKNDDADKNKAIGDDEKVDRSGSNKDESNKIKRKGLGAALRIVLIVVPLLLVTGFSYQVGQINTFTHSFANTMGYIPSMWDSVYDAQRNGPLVSFLGQAHPKVMDQPSDYSEATMKQVTKRYSAEAAKINKTRTTKMDDGSVVFILSESYSDPSRVPGLKLNHDAIPNTREIKEHTTGGYMLSSGYGGGTANLEYMSLTGMSMANFDPSLTSPYQQLIPGEKWTPTVNQLWGSKEHSVAFHPYEPSMYLRANNYKKFGFSHFYSLEPPEVIAHRQKIDSSPYVSDASAYQSVYESMKKNPQNEFVQLATMQNHMPYHNWYKGNTFKAESTDPSQPLGADENESINTYAKGANITDKATAKFLEQMDSLKKPVTVVFYGDHLPGIYKTASADEKNSLALHTTDYFIWSNKASGRQGYKSPDGTYSSPNFFMAQAAEQNNAKVTPFLAFLTQLHGKVSAMEPPVVNQIQGWSRIPEGQPIYLDPNGHPMAASDFDKETKQLMHDYKLIQYDVTAGKGYLKDAGFMG
- a CDS encoding alpha/beta hydrolase-fold protein; protein product: MMDWFFNIQLLKGWLPTSLLVATIIGLVIVVVLKSKDGWRDPLLKQLGWGVVGGLVGRVVVWLLSDVFMVFGVSLGSLVETTITYGLAVISALIAACVDSGKLRRVVAIITIVLALVTCALKVDGIYGEYTTLGSLFGHNQFSKLDPSIVGKATDKSTDTVGKWEKLGKDGKLPTMPKQGQVHSIDIPATQSHFKARTANVYLPPAALTKNPPKLPVMIVMAGQPGTPDRFFAAGVLGQKLDAYAAKHYGLAPIAVSPDQNGSLTHNSLCADTPAGNAETYLTKDVTNWIKSNLPVEKSPDKWLIGGFSQGGTCATQLGPAHPDLYGHIYSAGGEIEPTTGSHKSTVKKYFGGDEKAFDKHVPIKIIKRNAPSKQTWFSAAGQVDSKSQKNQKAISKVAMDSGMSVTTVIVKGTGHDWHTVNAGMTAQIDMFGTETGLGKTGKSIDSYPLLEVVSDNTNTFDD